One genomic region from Tachyglossus aculeatus isolate mTacAcu1 unplaced genomic scaffold, mTacAcu1.pri scaffold_260_arrow_ctg1, whole genome shotgun sequence encodes:
- the LOC119923786 gene encoding LOW QUALITY PROTEIN: olfactory receptor 2B2-like (The sequence of the model RefSeq protein was modified relative to this genomic sequence to represent the inferred CDS: deleted 1 base in 1 codon) yields the protein MDLANGSSSQNFILLGFSDQPWLELPLFVIFLVSYILIILGNLTIILLCRVNSRLHTPMYFFLTNLSFLDLCYTTTTTVPQMLVNFAEHTESSSYGGRVAQLFIFLALGSNECILLMAMSSDRFLAICQPQHYSTIMHHRLCFQLVAISWFSGVSTSVLQSTWMLKMPCCGCHRVNHFFCEVSALRKLSCVNTVANESELFFNSFLFLLIPMTLILISYCFIVRSVLRIPLVKGRRWAFEPCVSHLLVVLLFFGTANYMYLQPLSPISLERGKMISLFYGINISILNPIIYSLRNKDVRRASL from the exons ATGGACTTGGCCAATGGGAGTTCCTCACAAAACTTCATCCTGCTGGGCTTCTCAGACCAGCCCTGGCTGGAGCTGCCCCTCTTTGTGATCTTTCTGGTCTCCTACATCCTGATCATCCTGGGAAACTTGACCATCATCCTGCTGTGTCGGGTGAACTCacgactccacacccccatgtacttcttcctcaccaacctctccttTCTAGATCTCTGTtacaccactaccaccaccgtCCCTCAGATGCTAGTC AACTTCGCAGAACACACTGAGTCATCAAGCTATGGCGGCCGTGTGGCTCAGCTCTTCATCTTTCTGGCTTTGGGCTCCAATGAATGTATCCTCCTGATGGCCATGTCTTCTGACCGCTTCCTGGCCATCTGCCAACCCCAGCATTACTCCACTATTATGCACCACAGGCTTTGCTTCCAGCTAGTAGCCATATCATGGTTTAGTGGGGTCAGCACCTCAGTGCTCCAGTCCACATGGATGCTGAAGATGCCCTGCTGTGGCTGCCACCGAGTGAATCACTTCTTCTGCGAGGTGTCTGCCCTGCGCAAGCTCTCCTGTGTCAATACCGTGGCCAATGAGTCAGAGCTCTTCTTCAacagcttcctcttcctcctgatccCCATGACCCTCATCCTGATCTCCTACTGCTTCATCGTCCGGTCCGTGCTGAGGATCCCACTGGTGAAGGGCCGCCGTTGGGCCTTCGAGCCCTGTGTTTCTCACTTGCTGGTGGTTTTGCTCTTCTTTGGGACGGCCAACTACATGTAcctgcagcccctgtcccccatctcaCTGGAGCGTGGAAAGATGATCTCTCTCTTCTATGGGATCAACATTTCCATATTGAATCCCATCATATACTCTCTGAGGAATAAGGATGTGCGCCGTGCTTCCCTGTGA
- the LOC119923784 gene encoding protein PELPK1-like, whose translation MEPKDSRVPDPQDTRAPWPQNSESHKSSETQSRKNPNAQTSSVERLPETQSPSILKVPDPYKPRRPRSLDAPRTQSPRILQSAEPQESLDPEAPELKPQSPGTPTPENPRAIESQEPPSPIYPRFPDPPNPGAPVLQEPQGPKTPGPQRLRSEDFQSLRSPKVQDPYYTRSQEYPEREIPIAQEAPEPKATQSQKSKSHRATDPEIPGSLEFQDPQEPMNTRNRSPRFPEHQGSRALEGHRGPEAQEPTNHRTSNPNSHKSLATGALEPKVPEERQDPKTEEPLEIQSSRSPTIQSPRTPGAP comes from the exons ATGGAGCCAAAAGACTCCAGAGTTCCAGACCCCCAGGACACCAGAGCCCCGTGGCCCCAGAACTCAGA GAGCCACAAGTCCTCAGAGACCCAGAGCCGCAAGAACCCCAATGCCCAGACGTCTAGTGTAGAAAGACTCCCAGAGACCCAGAGCCCCAGCATCCTCAAGGTCCCAGATCCCTATAAACCCAGGAGACCCAGATCCCTAGATGCCCCAaggacccagagccccaggatcctCCAGTCTGCAGAGCCCCAGGAGTCCCTAGACCCTGAAGCCCCAGAGCTCAAACCCCAGAGCCCAGGAACTCCAACACCAGAGAATCCCAGAGCAATAGAGTCCCAGGAACCCCCAAGCCCCATCTACCCCAGGTTCCCAGATCCCCCGAACCCAGGAGCCCCGGTGctccaggagccccaaggccccaAGACCCCAGGCCCCCAGAGGCTCCGGAGTGAAGATTTCCAGAGTCTCAGGAGCCCTAAAGTCCAAGATCCCTATTATACTAGATCCCAGGA GTACCCGGAGCGCGAAATCCCCATAGCCCAAGAAGCTCCagagcccaaggccacacaatccCAGAAGTCTAAAAGCCACAGGGCAACAGATCCCGAGATCCCAGGGTCCCTGGAGTTCCAAGACCCCCAGGAGCCCATGAACACCAGAAACAGGAGCCCCAGGTTCCCAGAGCACCAAGGTTCCAGAGCCCTAGAG ggtcacagaggcccagaggcccaggagCCCACAAACCACAGAACCTCAAATCCCAATAGCCACAAGAGCCTAGCCACCGGAGCCCTGGAGCCCAAAGTACCCGAGGAACGACAGGACCCCAAAACTGAAGAGCCCCTGGAAATCCAGAGTTCCAGAAGCCCCACAATCCAGAGCCCCAGAACTCCAGGAGCCCCATAG
- the LOC119923785 gene encoding neurofilament heavy polypeptide-like, with protein MYQNPRNPKVSGAPGPRIQSPRALGAPCPQSPRTTRTRQSYKPQSSSSPGTQGPGPQESWSPRNLKCTRSPEPQSPRRGPETQGPKDPETRSPKEPKCPRDSDPQETRATVAKRASESQNLRAEGSPIPQSLENQEAQSEPQSTRKTKNKEARRPRASEALGLKKSQKTQYLRDPGSQEPQKPQRPKSPELQDPQDPKSPSALVSQEPQETPNPRAPGDLESQERQKPLSHTKSQSRGSSRASAAPGPQYPRKPRSPRASESRVPETQEPKSSRSPTAKESLKATEPWIPQTSGAVESQEPQNLQNSRAPGTPEAPGAPEPWRSKDSKTSRDSNLQETQGPWEPWSPKNRISPRAPAVPEPQNLELQRPESPMVPETQSLSFPRALETRGHKAKEPKSPKTPRDRGDPAAAKPQIPCAPGVPDPPREKPQSR; from the exons ATGTACCAGAATCCCAGGAACCCCAAAGTCTCAGGAGCACCAGGCCCCAgaatccagagccccagagccctagGAGCCCCTTGTCCTCAGAGCCCTAGAACAACCCGAACCCGACAGTCCTATAAGCCCCAGAGCTCCAGCAGCCCCGGAACCCAGGGACCTGGACCCCAGGAGTCCTGGAGTCCCAGGAACCTCAAGTGCaccagatccccagagccccagagcccccgaA GAGGCCCAGAGACTCAGGGGCCCAAGGACCCAGAGACCCGGAGCCCCAAGGAGCCAAAATGCCCCAGAGACTCGGACCCCCAGGAAACCAGAGCCACAGTTGCCAAGA GGGCCTCAGAGTCCCAGAATCTCAGAGCCGAGGGATCTCCAATACCTCAGAGCCTCGAGAACCAGGAAGCCCAGAGCG AGCCCCAGAGCACCAGGAAAACCAAGAACAAGGAGGCCAGGAGACCTAGAGCCTCAGAAGCCCTAGGGTTAAAAAAATCCCAGAAGACCCAGTACCTCAGAGACCCAGGGTCCCAGGAGCCACAAAAGCCTCAGAGACCCAAATCCCCAGAACTCCAG GATCCCCAAGACCCCAAGAGTCCCAGCGCACTAGTGTCCCAAGAGCCCCAGGAGACCccaaaccccagagccccaggagattTAGAGTCCCAAGAACGCCAGAAGCCCTTGAGCCACACAAAGTCCCAGAGCCGCGGGAGCTCCAGAGCCTCAGCAGCCCCAGGTCCCCAGTACCCCAGGAAACCCAGAAGTCCTAGAGCCTCAGAGTCCAGAGTTCCAGAGACCCAGGAGCCCAAGAGTTCCAGAAGCCCCACGGCCAAAGA GAGCCTCAAAGCCACAGAGCCCTGGATTCCGCAAACCTCGGGAGCCGTGGAGTCTCAAGAACCCCAGAATCTCCAGAACTCCAGAGCTCCAGGAACTCCAGAAGCCCCCggagccccagagccctggaGGTCCAAGGACTCCAAGACATCCAGAGACTCCAATCTCCAGGAGACCCAGGGTCCCTGG gagccctggagtcccaagaaccgCATAAGCCCACGAGCTCCAGCAGTTCCCGAGCCACAGAATCTAGAGCTCCAGAGGCCAGAGAGTCCCATGGTTCCAGAGACCCAGAGTCTCAGCTTCCCCAGAGCCCTAGAGACCCGGGGCCACAAGGCCAAAGAACCCAAGAGTCCCAAGACTCCCAGAGACCGAGGAGATCCTGCAGCAGCAAAGCCCCAGATACCCTGCGCCCCAGGAGTGCCAGACCCTCCCAGAGAGAAACCCCAGAGCCGTTGA